The following proteins come from a genomic window of Winogradskyella sp. PC-19:
- the porV gene encoding type IX secretion system outer membrane channel protein PorV, translated as MKKILTFILAIVSVNITFAQNTTQIIPNTNDSRVITTGIPFMLVAPDARSASLGDMGVATSVDGFSQQYNPAKYAFSETKSGVGVSFTPYLTRLVNDISISYATYFNRLSDYSAVSASVKYFSLGEIVLTQDATTPGVPVKPNEYALDVAYSLKLNDQFAMAVGLRYFRSALRIGQVDPNANAGSSFGADITGYYQSEENAYNDFNGRWRAGFAIQNLGPKFSYDDGGQDVFQPTNLRLGGGFDFIFDQNSKLAVTAEVAKLLVPTPPRLGERIVFTDANNDGVFDPADGDTQTQEQMDASAENVIIEGQSNDVSFLSGIFQSFGDAPGGFSEELKEFTWSLGAEYTYNNSFALRAGYFNESEEKGARRFFALGAGFKYTTINLDLSYLFSASRVQSPLENTLRFSLTFNFGDGTYTEY; from the coding sequence ATGAAAAAAATCTTAACTTTTATATTAGCAATTGTATCAGTCAATATCACATTTGCTCAAAATACAACTCAAATTATACCAAATACAAATGATAGCCGAGTTATAACCACAGGTATTCCTTTTATGCTTGTAGCACCTGACGCTAGGTCAGCATCATTAGGAGATATGGGTGTAGCAACATCTGTTGACGGTTTTTCACAACAGTACAACCCTGCTAAATATGCTTTTTCAGAGACGAAATCTGGAGTCGGTGTAAGTTTTACGCCTTACTTAACGCGTTTAGTTAATGATATATCTATTAGTTACGCGACGTATTTTAATAGATTAAGTGATTATAGTGCTGTATCAGCAAGTGTTAAATATTTTAGTTTGGGTGAGATTGTTCTGACACAGGATGCAACAACTCCTGGTGTTCCAGTAAAGCCTAACGAGTATGCTCTTGATGTAGCATATTCTTTAAAGCTCAATGACCAGTTCGCAATGGCGGTTGGTTTAAGATATTTTAGGTCAGCATTACGTATTGGGCAAGTAGACCCAAATGCAAACGCAGGGAGTTCTTTTGGAGCAGATATTACAGGATATTATCAAAGCGAAGAAAATGCATATAATGATTTTAATGGCCGTTGGAGAGCAGGTTTTGCAATCCAGAATTTAGGTCCAAAATTTAGCTATGATGATGGCGGACAAGATGTATTTCAACCAACTAATTTAAGATTAGGTGGTGGTTTTGATTTCATTTTTGACCAAAACAGTAAATTAGCTGTGACTGCAGAGGTTGCTAAGCTTTTAGTGCCAACTCCGCCGCGTCTTGGAGAACGAATAGTATTTACTGATGCAAATAATGATGGTGTATTCGATCCAGCAGATGGAGATACTCAAACCCAAGAACAAATGGATGCATCAGCAGAAAACGTAATAATTGAAGGTCAAAGTAACGACGTAAGTTTTCTATCTGGTATTTTTCAATCATTCGGAGATGCACCAGGTGGTTTTAGTGAAGAATTAAAAGAGTTTACTTGGTCTTTAGGTGCAGAGTACACGTACAATAATTCTTTTGCTTTAAGAGCTGGATATTTTAACGAATCTGAAGAAAAAGGAGCTCGACGCTTTTTTGCTTTAGGTGCAGGTTTTAAGTACACTACTATTAATTTAGACTTATCTTATTTGTTCTCTGCCTCTAGAGTTCAGAGTCCATTAGAAAATACATTACGTTTTTCATTAACATTCAATTTTGGTGATGGTACTTACACTGAATATTAA
- the pdhA gene encoding pyruvate dehydrogenase (acetyl-transferring) E1 component subunit alpha — MEKVTKEVYLKWYEDMLFWRKFEDKLAAVYIQQKVRGFLHLYNGQEAVLAGALHAMDLTKDKMITAYRNHVQPIGMGVDPKRVMAELYGKATGTSNGLGGSMHIFSKEHRFYGGHGIVGGQIPLGAGIAFGDKYHDVDAVTICCFGDGAARQGSLHETFNLAMLWNLPVVFVCENNGYAMGTSVERTANHTDIWKLGLGYEMPCGPVDGMNPIKVAEAFDEAISRARSGGGPTFLEVKTYRYRGHSMSDAQHYRTKDEVNEYKKIDPITQVKDIILEKKYATQDDIKVIDKRVKDLVSECEKFAEESPYPEKSVMYDAVYEQEDYPFIDHKIK, encoded by the coding sequence ATGGAAAAAGTTACAAAGGAAGTTTACCTTAAGTGGTACGAAGACATGTTATTCTGGCGAAAGTTTGAAGATAAACTTGCAGCCGTTTACATTCAACAAAAAGTAAGAGGTTTTCTTCATTTATATAATGGTCAAGAAGCTGTGCTAGCAGGCGCTTTGCATGCTATGGATTTGACTAAAGACAAGATGATAACGGCATATCGTAATCACGTGCAACCAATAGGTATGGGTGTTGACCCAAAGCGTGTTATGGCAGAATTATATGGTAAAGCTACTGGGACATCAAATGGTCTTGGAGGTTCTATGCACATATTTTCAAAAGAACACCGTTTTTATGGAGGTCATGGAATTGTAGGTGGACAAATACCTCTTGGAGCAGGTATTGCTTTTGGAGACAAGTATCACGATGTAGATGCAGTAACGATATGTTGCTTTGGTGATGGTGCGGCACGCCAAGGTTCATTACATGAAACCTTCAACTTAGCAATGCTATGGAATTTACCAGTAGTTTTTGTTTGTGAAAACAACGGTTACGCAATGGGAACAAGTGTTGAAAGAACAGCAAACCATACAGATATTTGGAAGCTTGGTTTAGGTTATGAAATGCCATGTGGACCAGTGGATGGAATGAACCCAATTAAAGTGGCAGAGGCTTTTGACGAGGCAATTTCTCGTGCAAGAAGTGGCGGAGGACCAACTTTTCTAGAAGTTAAAACATACCGTTACAGAGGTCACTCAATGTCAGATGCACAACATTACAGAACTAAAGATGAGGTTAATGAATACAAAAAAATTGACCCGATTACACAAGTAAAAGATATTATTCTAGAAAAGAAGTACGCTACTCAAGATGATATAAAAGTTATCGATAAGCGTGTTAAGGATTTAGTTTCTGAATGTGAAAAATTCGCAGAAGAATCGCCTTATCCAGAAAAAAGTGTCATGTACGATGCAGTATATGAGCAAGAAGATTATCCTTTTATAGACCATAAAATCAAGTAA
- a CDS encoding FG-GAP-like repeat-containing protein translates to MLRKLLANYTLLSIILSFSIETLSAQTFNRVEDIVGLGVLEENNGVAVADYDGDNDLDIFVVAKAPDDENSPKTLSRLFRNNNDGSFTDVTDIAGLTDLLLPGEAGADFAGLDGQKSGASWGDYNNDGHPDLFLTYSFKVQLFRNLGNGTFADFSGIAGFDDLNTCRNMGATWFDYDNDGFLDIYINDWSECGSNQLYKNNGDNTFTDVTTSSGIEAPMGSNLASYTALPFDFNSDGFIDLISTHHLNAANDLFINNAGMTFSNQASTYGVNTSSGETGITIGDYNNDGFFDVFVTGVDGNALYTNDGDNTFTENSAILGLGNTQWSKGTRFSDFDLDGDEDLFIANGFEEAMRSTEPNFYFKNLHAEGMNTFEDASATLGLNTQTVSVEAVDFDYDNDGDIDLFITNSNQTSFLYENTLLNYDDVTSAKNYFKLQLEGTTSNRDAIGTIIKLTTSSETIIRYHSGVGFLGQSLQAIHFGLDDETSITSIEITWPSGLVETYNSSNSALVVNATFKAVEGDSITNLNILPSQKVYGCTDSISCNYNPLATLDDGNCTYLQSQSIVGNIDAGYYSTETYSYSISAGSTADWHVEGGELLSGQGTNTITVLWEIEPQGTISVTEMDSNCSSLTETINITLSANNLPSNVSISRLWNEALLSAIRGDFARPTVHARNLFHTSVAMFDIWALYNSDKATPYLIGDTVHGFSSTLEDFTPQESDDESTKKAISYAMYRLLSYRFQNSPGAQANQDRIDLLMSSLGYDTSLTSLLYNTGDAASLGNFVAQTIIDYGLQDGSREVTGFDNDYYEPINQAYNLEISNNPPMVDPNRWQPLGLDTFIDQGGNVVEGNVPEFLSPEWGNVNGFALKEEDVTVFNRDGDDYRVFHNPITPPQINTTIEDIESEQYKWGFSMVSVWQSHMDPSDGVMIDISPGAIGNTDIANFPTSAVDYPSFYNFTDGGDIGTGHSMNPVTSAAYENNTVPRADYARVLAEFWADGPDSETPPGHWFTILNYVNDHPLFEKRFQGQGEILEALEWDVKAYFILGGAMHDSAISAWSVKGWYDYVRPISAIRYMGAEQGQSSDPMLPNYSVSGFKLIPGYIELVEAGDPLEGFFGQHIDKIKLYTWKGHDFINDPTTDTAGVGWILAEDWYPYQRPTFVTPPFAGYVSGHSTFSRAASEILTKLTGDPFFPGGIGEFIAKKDEFLVFEKGPSQDIVLQWATYRDASDQTSLSRIWGGIHPPADDIPGRFIGQQVADDTFDFAIPYFQANLSSDDVDITKQKIYPNPTSNQQFFITQTSSEDVINVFDIRGRKIDFTQKDFNPDNGITSIKLKNASSGLYLLRVNSRSTMVVVNR, encoded by the coding sequence ATGCTAAGAAAATTACTCGCAAATTACACACTGCTTTCAATAATTTTGAGTTTTTCAATCGAGACCCTTTCAGCCCAAACTTTCAATCGTGTAGAAGATATTGTCGGACTTGGGGTTTTAGAAGAAAACAATGGTGTTGCGGTTGCTGATTATGATGGCGACAACGATTTAGATATTTTTGTAGTCGCTAAGGCGCCAGATGATGAAAATTCTCCAAAAACATTAAGTCGATTATTTAGAAATAATAATGATGGTTCTTTTACTGACGTCACAGATATAGCAGGTTTAACAGATTTATTACTTCCTGGGGAAGCAGGAGCTGATTTTGCTGGATTAGATGGTCAAAAAAGTGGGGCATCATGGGGTGACTACAATAATGATGGACACCCAGATTTGTTTTTAACTTATTCTTTTAAGGTGCAGCTGTTTAGAAATTTAGGCAATGGAACTTTTGCTGATTTTTCAGGTATAGCTGGTTTTGACGACCTTAATACTTGTAGAAATATGGGTGCTACTTGGTTTGACTATGATAATGATGGTTTTCTGGATATTTATATAAATGACTGGAGCGAGTGTGGAAGCAATCAACTTTATAAAAATAATGGTGATAATACATTTACTGATGTGACAACATCTTCAGGTATTGAAGCGCCAATGGGTTCTAATTTGGCAAGTTACACAGCTTTGCCATTTGATTTTAATTCTGATGGATTTATAGATTTGATTTCTACGCATCACCTAAATGCAGCTAATGATTTATTCATTAATAATGCAGGGATGACATTTTCAAATCAAGCGTCGACTTATGGAGTTAATACTTCTTCTGGTGAGACTGGAATTACAATAGGAGACTACAATAATGATGGTTTCTTTGATGTATTTGTAACTGGTGTTGATGGTAATGCATTATATACAAATGATGGTGATAATACGTTTACCGAAAATTCTGCGATATTAGGTTTAGGTAACACACAATGGTCTAAAGGAACTCGTTTCTCTGATTTTGACTTAGATGGTGATGAAGATTTATTTATAGCTAATGGTTTTGAAGAAGCAATGCGAAGCACGGAACCAAATTTTTATTTCAAAAACTTACATGCTGAAGGAATGAATACATTCGAAGATGCGTCAGCAACTTTAGGTTTAAATACGCAAACAGTTAGTGTTGAAGCTGTAGATTTCGATTATGATAATGATGGAGATATTGATTTGTTTATTACAAACAGTAATCAGACTTCATTTTTATATGAAAATACTTTATTGAATTATGATGATGTAACTTCTGCAAAAAATTATTTTAAATTACAATTAGAAGGCACAACATCAAATAGGGATGCTATTGGTACAATCATAAAATTGACAACATCTTCAGAAACAATAATTAGATATCATTCTGGTGTTGGGTTTTTGGGTCAGAGTTTACAGGCTATTCACTTTGGTTTAGATGATGAAACGAGTATTACTTCAATAGAAATCACTTGGCCCTCTGGTTTGGTAGAAACGTATAATAGTAGCAATAGTGCACTTGTTGTAAACGCGACTTTTAAAGCTGTAGAAGGTGATTCAATTACAAATTTAAACATCTTGCCTAGTCAAAAAGTTTATGGCTGTACAGATTCAATTTCATGTAATTATAACCCATTAGCAACCTTAGATGACGGCAATTGTACATATCTACAATCACAAAGTATAGTAGGTAATATTGATGCTGGGTATTATAGTACAGAAACATATTCTTATTCAATATCCGCTGGTTCAACTGCAGATTGGCATGTTGAAGGTGGAGAATTATTAAGTGGTCAAGGCACAAATACAATAACGGTATTATGGGAGATTGAGCCTCAAGGAACAATTTCTGTGACAGAAATGGATAGTAATTGCTCAAGTTTAACAGAGACAATAAACATTACACTTTCAGCAAATAATTTACCTTCAAATGTTTCAATATCCCGATTATGGAATGAGGCATTACTTAGTGCCATTCGTGGAGATTTTGCGCGTCCAACAGTTCATGCTCGCAACTTATTTCATACCAGTGTTGCTATGTTTGATATTTGGGCTTTATATAACAGTGATAAAGCTACACCATATCTTATTGGAGATACAGTCCATGGATTTTCGAGTACATTGGAAGACTTTACGCCTCAAGAATCAGATGATGAATCTACAAAAAAGGCGATAAGTTATGCCATGTATAGATTATTGTCTTATCGTTTTCAAAATTCTCCAGGAGCGCAGGCAAACCAAGACCGCATAGATTTATTAATGAGTAGTCTAGGCTATGATACATCTCTTACCTCACTACTTTATAATACAGGAGATGCAGCTAGTCTAGGTAATTTTGTTGCTCAGACAATTATAGATTACGGTTTGCAAGATGGTTCAAGAGAAGTTACAGGATTTGATAATGACTATTATGAACCAATTAATCAAGCCTATAATTTAGAGATTAGTAATAATCCGCCAATGGTAGACCCGAACAGATGGCAGCCGTTAGGATTAGACACTTTTATAGATCAAGGTGGTAATGTCGTTGAAGGTAATGTGCCAGAATTTTTAAGTCCAGAATGGGGAAATGTTAATGGTTTTGCTTTAAAGGAAGAAGACGTTACTGTATTTAATAGAGATGGAGATGACTATCGTGTTTTTCATAATCCGATAACTCCTCCCCAAATTAACACGACAATCGAAGACATAGAAAGCGAGCAATACAAATGGGGTTTTTCTATGGTGTCTGTTTGGCAATCACATATGGATCCATCAGATGGTGTTATGATTGATATTTCGCCAGGAGCTATCGGTAATACTGATATTGCTAACTTTCCAACAAGTGCAGTAGATTACCCTTCTTTTTATAATTTTACAGATGGAGGTGATATTGGTACAGGTCATTCTATGAATCCTGTAACTTCTGCTGCTTACGAAAATAATACTGTACCTCGAGCAGATTATGCAAGAGTTTTAGCTGAATTTTGGGCTGATGGTCCAGATTCTGAAACACCTCCAGGACATTGGTTTACAATATTAAATTATGTAAATGACCATCCTCTATTTGAAAAGCGTTTTCAAGGTCAAGGTGAAATTTTGGAAGCACTAGAATGGGATGTTAAAGCGTATTTTATTCTTGGTGGTGCAATGCACGATTCTGCTATTTCAGCTTGGAGTGTAAAAGGGTGGTACGATTATGTAAGACCAATATCTGCAATCCGTTACATGGGAGCAGAACAAGGACAAAGTAGTGACCCAATGTTGCCAAATTATAGCGTCTCTGGTTTTAAACTAATTCCAGGATATATCGAATTAGTTGAAGCAGGTGATCCTTTAGAAGGCTTTTTTGGTCAACACATTGATAAAATAAAACTATACACTTGGAAAGGTCATGATTTTATTAATGACCCAACAACTGATACCGCAGGTGTTGGTTGGATTTTGGCAGAAGATTGGTATCCATATCAACGACCGACATTTGTTACACCACCTTTTGCAGGATATGTGTCTGGTCACTCAACTTTTTCTAGAGCAGCTTCAGAGATTTTAACTAAGCTTACTGGAGATCCTTTTTTTCCAGGAGGAATAGGAGAGTTTATAGCTAAAAAAGACGAGTTTTTAGTCTTTGAAAAAGGACCTTCTCAAGACATAGTCTTACAATGGGCTACCTATAGAGATGCATCAGATCAAACAAGCTTATCACGTATTTGGGGTGGAATTCATCCGCCAGCGGATGATATTCCTGGAAGATTTATCGGCCAACAAGTTGCTGATGATACATTTGATTTTGCTATACCTTATTTCCAAGCAAACTTAAGTTCTGATGATGTTGACATTACTAAACAAAAGATTTATCCAAATCCAACAAGTAACCAACAGTTTTTTATTACCCAAACATCAAGTGAGGATGTGATAAATGTCTTTGATATTAGAGGTCGTAAAATTGATTTTACTCAAAAAGATTTTAATCCTGATAATGGAATTACTAGTATAAAGCTAAAAAATGCCTCATCAGGTTTATATTTACTTCGAGTGAATAGTAGATCTACTATGGTAGTTGTTAATAGATAG
- a CDS encoding M28 family metallopeptidase gives MKKYTVLVFLSLIITSCVFKTKGKDGVDGEKGEDSKSITITSDEVKDIVTYLASDELKGRNTGTEGINEAATYIQKQLESYGVKPYFKSYRDDFKFKSRAEDSISGYNVVGYIEGNDDNLKNEFIVIGAHYDHIGFGKAVENDSIANGANDNATGTSAVMTIAKYFAAKKSNKRSVIFALFSAEEMGLRGSAHLAKKLKNEDIDLYTMINFEMLGVPFKDRDYEVFLTGYDKSNFASKFNQYQGSNIIGFSEVSKQYSLFRRSDNYAFFQEFNVPSHTISSCDLTNFDYYHKVGDETQIMNFQFMSSVINKMIPGIEKMINTPTKEINLNAE, from the coding sequence ATGAAAAAATATACAGTTTTAGTTTTCTTATCTCTAATTATTACTTCTTGTGTTTTTAAGACAAAAGGAAAAGATGGTGTTGACGGAGAAAAAGGAGAAGATTCTAAGTCAATAACCATTACATCGGATGAAGTTAAAGATATTGTTACGTATTTAGCTTCGGATGAGTTAAAAGGACGAAACACAGGAACTGAAGGTATTAACGAAGCGGCTACGTATATTCAAAAACAACTAGAGTCATATGGAGTAAAACCATATTTTAAAAGCTATAGAGATGACTTCAAATTTAAATCCAGAGCAGAAGATAGTATTAGTGGATATAATGTTGTTGGATACATAGAAGGAAATGATGATAATCTAAAAAATGAATTTATTGTTATTGGTGCCCATTATGATCATATTGGTTTTGGTAAAGCAGTGGAAAATGACTCTATAGCAAATGGTGCAAATGATAACGCAACAGGAACATCTGCAGTAATGACTATAGCAAAATATTTTGCCGCTAAAAAAAGCAATAAAAGAAGCGTCATTTTTGCACTGTTTTCTGCTGAAGAAATGGGATTACGTGGATCTGCTCACTTAGCAAAAAAACTAAAAAACGAAGATATTGACTTATATACGATGATTAATTTTGAAATGCTCGGTGTACCATTTAAAGATAGAGATTATGAAGTGTTTTTAACTGGTTACGATAAGTCAAATTTTGCTTCAAAATTCAATCAATATCAAGGGAGTAATATCATTGGGTTTTCTGAAGTTTCAAAGCAATATAGTCTATTTAGACGTTCAGATAATTATGCATTTTTTCAAGAGTTTAATGTGCCAAGTCATACAATTTCTTCTTGTGATTTAACAAATTTTGACTATTACCACAAAGTAGGTGATGAGACTCAAATAATGAATTTTCAATTTATGAGCAGTGTTATTAATAAGATGATTCCTGGAATAGAAAAAATGATTAACACACCTACAAAAGAAATAAATCTAAATGCAGAGTAA
- a CDS encoding pyruvate dehydrogenase complex dihydrolipoamide acetyltransferase, with protein sequence MAEVINMPRLSDTMEEGTVATWLKQVGDKVEEGDILAEIETDKATMEFESFNEGTLLHIGIQEGETAKVDSLLAIIGDEGEDISGLLNGSTFESSGNSKEEDSTSSKTEESTKEASNTEIPEGVTVVTMPRLSDTMEEGTVATWLKQVGDNVEEGDILAEIETDKATMEFESFNAGTLLHVGLQEGDSAKVDALLAIIGPAGTDVSGVANNFTVGAPAKEEALKETKKELKAEAPKKDTPKQEVPKASDSNSNSGERIFVSPLAKKMAEEKGIKLNQVKGTGENGRIVKRDIENFTPASAATSSAPVAKFVPTGQEDFDEVANSNMRKAIAKNLAKSKFSAPHYYLNVEFDMDNAIAFRVQYNSIPDTKISFNDMIVKACALALRQHPQVNSQWFDDKMRMNNHVHIGVAVAVPDGLVVPVVRFANEQSLPQIGAAVRDYAGRARNKKLTLDEMEGSTFTISNLGMFGIESFTSIINQPNSAILSVGAIVAKPVVKNGQVVAGNTMKLTLACDHRTVDGATGAQFLQTLKGYIENPVTMLV encoded by the coding sequence ATGGCAGAAGTAATTAATATGCCGCGATTGAGCGATACCATGGAAGAAGGTACAGTTGCAACATGGCTAAAACAAGTAGGTGATAAAGTAGAAGAAGGTGATATTTTAGCAGAAATTGAAACCGATAAAGCTACAATGGAGTTTGAATCTTTTAATGAAGGAACTTTATTGCATATAGGAATTCAAGAAGGTGAAACTGCAAAAGTAGATTCACTTTTAGCTATAATTGGTGATGAGGGTGAAGATATTTCAGGTCTATTGAATGGAAGTACTTTTGAATCTTCAGGGAATTCTAAAGAAGAAGATAGTACATCTAGTAAAACTGAAGAGTCTACTAAAGAAGCTTCAAATACTGAAATCCCAGAAGGTGTAACTGTAGTAACAATGCCAAGACTTTCAGATACAATGGAAGAAGGAACAGTCGCAACTTGGTTAAAACAAGTTGGTGACAACGTTGAAGAAGGTGATATTTTGGCCGAGATTGAAACAGACAAAGCAACAATGGAGTTTGAGTCTTTCAATGCAGGTACATTATTACATGTAGGTTTACAAGAAGGTGATTCTGCAAAAGTAGATGCATTATTAGCAATTATTGGTCCTGCAGGAACAGATGTTTCTGGTGTTGCTAATAACTTTACAGTTGGAGCACCAGCAAAAGAAGAAGCGCTTAAAGAAACTAAGAAAGAATTAAAAGCTGAAGCTCCTAAAAAAGATACACCGAAGCAAGAAGTTCCTAAAGCATCAGATTCAAATTCGAACTCAGGAGAAAGAATTTTCGTTTCGCCTTTAGCCAAAAAAATGGCTGAAGAAAAAGGTATTAAATTAAATCAAGTAAAAGGTACCGGAGAAAATGGACGTATCGTAAAACGCGATATTGAAAACTTTACGCCAGCATCGGCCGCGACATCGTCTGCACCAGTGGCTAAATTTGTACCAACAGGTCAAGAAGATTTTGATGAGGTTGCAAACAGTAACATGCGTAAAGCAATTGCAAAGAACTTAGCTAAGTCTAAATTCTCAGCGCCACATTACTATTTAAATGTAGAGTTTGATATGGATAATGCTATTGCATTCCGTGTACAATACAACTCTATTCCAGATACTAAGATTTCTTTCAATGATATGATTGTTAAGGCTTGTGCATTGGCATTACGTCAGCATCCACAAGTTAATTCTCAGTGGTTTGATGACAAAATGCGTATGAATAATCATGTGCATATTGGTGTCGCTGTAGCTGTGCCAGATGGATTAGTTGTGCCAGTTGTACGTTTTGCAAATGAGCAAAGCTTACCTCAAATTGGTGCGGCAGTTAGAGATTACGCTGGTAGAGCAAGAAATAAGAAGTTAACTCTTGACGAAATGGAAGGTAGTACATTTACTATATCTAACTTAGGTATGTTTGGTATTGAGAGTTTTACATCTATCATAAATCAACCTAATTCAGCTATTTTATCAGTTGGTGCTATCGTAGCAAAACCAGTTGTCAAGAATGGTCAAGTCGTTGCAGGAAATACAATGAAATTGACTTTAGCTTGTGACCACAGAACAGTAGATGGAGCAACTGGAGCTCAATTTTTACAAACATTAAAAGGGTATATCGAAAACCCTGTGACCATGTTAGTTTAA
- a CDS encoding SDR family NAD(P)-dependent oxidoreductase, with protein sequence MQSKHIIVTGTSRGIGFELVQLFAKQGHKVLALSRNDKPITNLNLDGVTSFAFDLQNEDDYIKIEMFISKEWKHVDVLINNAGVLLNKPFAETTFKDFAKVYEINVFGVSEMTRIVLPFMKSNGHVLTISSMGGIQGSMKFPGLAAYSSSKGAVITLTELLAEEYKETGPQFNILALGAVQTEMLEEAFPGYQAPTTALEMAEYIFDFSLNGNKYYNGKVLQVSNSTP encoded by the coding sequence ATGCAGAGTAAACACATAATAGTCACAGGAACAAGTCGAGGTATTGGTTTTGAATTGGTTCAACTTTTTGCAAAACAAGGACATAAGGTTTTAGCATTATCTAGAAACGATAAGCCTATTACTAATCTTAATTTAGATGGCGTTACATCCTTTGCTTTTGATTTACAAAATGAAGATGATTATATAAAAATTGAAATGTTTATTTCAAAAGAATGGAAACATGTAGATGTTTTAATAAATAATGCTGGAGTATTATTAAATAAGCCTTTTGCTGAAACAACATTTAAGGATTTTGCAAAAGTATATGAGATTAACGTTTTTGGGGTTTCCGAAATGACAAGAATTGTGTTACCATTTATGAAGAGTAATGGACACGTATTGACAATTAGTTCGATGGGTGGCATCCAAGGTAGTATGAAGTTTCCGGGATTAGCAGCATACAGTTCTAGTAAAGGCGCAGTAATTACGCTAACCGAACTTTTAGCTGAAGAATATAAAGAAACAGGTCCACAGTTTAATATTCTTGCTTTGGGAGCTGTGCAAACCGAAATGTTAGAAGAAGCGTTTCCTGGATATCAAGCACCAACAACAGCTTTAGAAATGGCAGAATATATTTTTGATTTTTCATTAAATGGAAATAAATATTATAACGGTAAAGTGCTTCAGGTTTCTAACTCTACACCGTAA
- the cdd gene encoding cytidine deaminase: MKEVKIETTLQVYDSISELPEEIQKLMSNAVDARNNAYSPYSKFDVGAAILLDNGEVVSGSNQENASYPSGLCAERTAIYYAGAKYPKAKMLKMALTASSQNQQTLQPIPPCGACRQAIAEYEVKQNIPIEIYFMGAKGKVVKSKSLSNLLPLVFESSVL; the protein is encoded by the coding sequence ATGAAAGAAGTAAAAATTGAAACTACATTACAAGTTTACGATTCAATTAGTGAGCTTCCGGAAGAAATACAGAAGCTAATGAGTAATGCTGTCGATGCTCGTAATAATGCGTATTCTCCATATTCTAAATTTGATGTTGGCGCTGCTATTTTACTAGATAATGGAGAAGTCGTTTCTGGTAGTAATCAAGAAAACGCCTCTTATCCTTCAGGTTTATGTGCCGAGCGAACAGCAATTTATTATGCTGGGGCTAAATATCCAAAAGCAAAAATGCTAAAAATGGCATTAACGGCGTCTTCTCAAAATCAACAAACACTACAACCAATACCGCCATGTGGAGCTTGTAGGCAAGCCATTGCTGAATATGAGGTTAAGCAGAATATACCAATTGAAATATATTTTATGGGAGCTAAAGGTAAGGTTGTAAAATCTAAATCTTTATCCAACTTATTACCTTTGGTTTTTGAAAGTTCGGTACTGTAA